In Streptomyces sp. NBC_00483, a single window of DNA contains:
- a CDS encoding sensor domain-containing protein — translation MTSTTLPYASTTSTTPRASGHLHTRPGFWRAPFAGATYREIGHTLTSLPVAIAGFVFAVTMFALGVSTLVVWIGLPVLAAALGGARGLGAAERGRARSLLGLDVAAPAPAGPGLRGRVTDAAGWKALLFHTVMFPWRVLTFALSVTFLVTGWVVALFPTYSWVFHRYLDWPGYRLYDFTTDAGAHHAYYVESPAQIAAVSAIGFVLVFLTPQLVRGLTNLDRVAIRSLLGATR, via the coding sequence ATGACCTCGACCACGCTGCCGTACGCGAGCACCACCTCGACCACACCCCGGGCCTCGGGCCACTTGCACACGCGGCCCGGGTTCTGGCGCGCTCCGTTCGCCGGTGCCACCTACCGCGAGATCGGCCACACGCTCACGTCGCTCCCCGTCGCGATCGCCGGGTTCGTCTTCGCCGTGACGATGTTCGCCCTGGGTGTGAGCACGCTCGTCGTGTGGATCGGGCTGCCGGTGCTCGCGGCGGCGCTGGGCGGCGCGCGCGGTCTCGGCGCGGCGGAGCGGGGCCGGGCGCGCTCCCTGCTCGGTCTGGACGTGGCGGCGCCCGCGCCTGCCGGTCCCGGACTGCGCGGCCGGGTCACCGACGCCGCGGGGTGGAAGGCGCTGCTCTTCCACACGGTGATGTTCCCGTGGCGGGTGCTGACCTTCGCCCTGTCCGTGACGTTCCTGGTCACCGGGTGGGTCGTCGCCCTCTTCCCCACCTACTCCTGGGTCTTCCACCGCTACCTGGACTGGCCCGGCTACCGGCTCTACGACTTCACGACCGACGCCGGCGCGCACCACGCGTACTACGTGGAGTCGCCCGCGCAGATCGCCGCGGTCTCGGCCATCGGGTTCGTGCTTGTGTTCCTGACGCCGCAGCTGGTGCGCGGCCTGACGA